Part of the Lichenicola cladoniae genome is shown below.
AGACCGCGAGGGGCCGGCTTCGAGTCGCGGCTCACTGCCAGCCACGCCGGGTCACGATTGGTCCAACTTTTGCTGCATTTCTTGCTCCCGACGTTGAAAGGCGTGACGCTGTTGATGAGGCGTCGATGCCGCCGATGCTAGCCTGATCTCGATGACGCCCCCGATTGCACCCCATGAAGCGCGGAAGGACCGCACATGCCGGTTCTGACTGTCCAGCACGTAACCACCTACAGCTACCGCCGCGTCGTCGGTTTTGGCGAGCACCGGATGTTGTTCCGGCCGCGCGACTCGGCCGATCAGCGGCTGCTGTCGTGGGACCTCGCGATCAGCCCCAAGCCGGTCGACTTGCGCTCGATCCCGGATGCGTTCGGCAACATCGTGACAATTGCCCGGTTCGCCGGCCGGGCCCGCGAGCTCAGGTTCGAGAACCGCCTGGTGATCGACCACACCCCGACCGCACCGAACGCGGATCGGCTGGCGCCGTATGCCCGCGCCTGGCCGTTCACCTACGACAAGGACGACACCGCCGACTTGGCTCGGGTCCGGGAGCGGCACTACGACGACCCCGACCATGTGGTGGATGCCTGGGCGCGCAGCTTCCTGCAGAACCACCCGACCGGGAACACGCTCGACCTGCTTGTCGACATTACCCAGGAGATCCGTCGCAGCTTTACCTATTCGGCCCGGCACGAGGAGGGCGTGCAGGAACCCGCTCGCACCCTGGCGCTGCGGAACGGTACCTGTCGCGACTACGCGGTGCTGATGATGGAGGCTGTGCGGGCACTCGGCATGGCGGCTCGCTTCGTGTCCGGCTACGTGTATTCACCGGGCGCCGACGGTACCGCGAACGTCGGCGGCGGCTCGACCCATGCGTGGGTGGAGGTTTATCTCCCCGGCTGCGGCTGGACCGAGTTCGACCCGACCAACGGCATCGTCGGCAGTCGCGACCTGATCCGTGTCGCGTCGGTGCGCGACTGGCACCAGGCAGTGCCGCTCGCCGGCACATGGACCGGCTTCCCCGCCGACAGCATCGGCATGAAGGTCGCGGTAACGGTGGCGCGCCGGCCCGAGCAGCCGGCGACGGACTCATCCCTCGTCGATCGCAACCGGAGCGGAGATGCCGGAGGGGGCGTTGTGCAGTTGTCGCCGCGCGATCCAGGGCCGGACAGCGGTTCGGCACGAGCCTCGGGAAGCATCGCAACCCGGCTCGAGTCCGACCGTTCGACGGTCTATGCCGGCTGACCGCCCAAAATCCGCTCAGGAAAAGGCTGTTTTTCTATAACCGGAAGGCGCATCGAGGAACGAGCGCCCGGCTAATGCGAAAGGGACACCGATGCTGATCCGCGCCGGATACGACATCGCCTTCAATGCCCCCAATCCGACGCCGCTGCTGCTGATGCTGAGCATCCATCCCGAACGCGAGCCGGATCTGCAATCGCCGCAGCAGATGATGTTCGACCCGCCGGTGCCGGCGCATCATTATCGCGATGTATTCGGCAACGTCTGCACACGGGTCGTCGCACCGCCGGGACTGTTGCGGATCACCAATGAGTTCACCATCGCCGATAGCGGGCAGCCAGACCTGTATGCGCCGGATGCCGAGCAGTCGCTGGTCGAGAATCTGCCCGACGATGTGCTGGTCTATCTTCTCGGCAGTCGCTACTGCGAGACCGACCGTCTGTCGGACACCGCGTGGTCGCTGTTCGGCCACGTGACACCGGGCTGGTCGCGCGTGCAGGCGATCGTCGATTACGTCCAGGATCGCATCAGCTTCGGCTACGAGCACGCGCGCCCGACGCGGACCGCCTACGAGGGCTTCATGGAGCGGAGGGGCGTGTGCCGCGACTTCGCGCATCTGGCGGTGACGCTGTGCCGCTGCATGAACATCCCGGCGCGCTACTGCACCGGCTATCTCGGTGACATCGGCGTGCCGGCCGTGGACGACCCGATGGATTTCAGCGCCTGGTTCGACGTGTATCTCGGCGGCGCCTGGTATGTGTTCGACGCAAGGCACAACAAGCCGCGCATCGGCCGCGTCCTGATGGCACGCGGACGCGATGCGACCGACGTCGCCATCTCGACGGCATTCGGTACGGCCTGGCTGGCCGGCTTCGAGGTGATCACCTACGAGCAGATGGCCTCGTCGCCGGCCCCGGCTTAATCCCGGCCGGCAGGGGCGAACATCCCTAGCCGATGAGTTTCGTGACCAGTGCCGCAGCCTGGGGCGAGGCCCAATCGACCGGCCCCTGCAGGCGCGCGACCTCCAGGCCGGTCTTGCCGACCAGCAGGGTGGTGGGAATGCCGTCCAGTCCCAGAGCACCCAGCAAGACGCTGTGCGGATCGAGCAGCACCGGCAGCGAGTTGATCCCGTGCGCCGCGTAGAAAGGCCTAACCGCCGCCGCACCGCTGCGGTCGAGCGAGACGGTCAATACGCGTATTCCGGACGGCGCCAGGGTTCGGGACAGGGCATCGAGCGCCGGCATTTCCGCGACGCAGGGAACGCACCAGGTCGCCCACAAATTCAGGACCAGGCCGTGCCCGGCATACTGCTCCAGCGACTGCGCCTTGCCATCAGCATCCAGGAAAGTGAGCCGAGGCAGGATCGTCGGCGGATGCGGTTTGATGATGTCGAGCGGCTGGACCGGTGGATGGCCGGGGTCCGCCTGTTCCGCCTGGCCGGGCTCGACCAGATATTTGCGCGCGACTGCGCCGGCCAGTAGGGTCCCGCCGGCCGCGAGCACGGTGCGGCGAAGAGTTTTTTGCATGATCCTGGACATCGCATGTCTTTAGAAGACGACGGCAATAGCGCAAGGCCGGTAAATGCCGGAGTGGGTGCAAAGCCGGCGAACGCACAATGGGGCGGCCGTTTCGCGGGCGGCCCATCCGCCATCATGCAGGAGATCAACGCCTCGATCGGCTTCGACCAGGTCCTGTGGCGCCAGGACCTGCGCGGCTCCAAGGCGCATGCGCGGATGCTGGCGCGTGCCGGAATCCTGAGCGGAACCGACGAGACCGCGATCCGCGACGGGCTCGATGCGATCGGCGCGGAGATCGAGGCCGGCACCTTCGTCTTCGAGACGGCGCTCGAGGACATCCACATGAATATCGAGGCGCGCCTGTCCGAACGGATCGGCGAGGCTGGCAAGCGGCTGCACACGGCCCGCAGCCGAAACGACCAGGTTGCCACCGACTTCAGGCTCTGGGTGCGCGATGCCATCGACGCGCTGGACCGGCAGGTCGCCTCGCTGATGCTGAGCCTCGCCATCCGGGCCGCCGAGCACGCCGCCGACCCGATGCCCGGCTTCACCCACCTGCAGACCGCGCAGCCGGTGACGTTCGGCCATCACCTGCTGGCCTATGTCGAGATGCTATCCCGCGATCGCGGACGGCTGGCCGATACAAGGCGCCGGCTGAACGAGTGCCCGCTCGGCTCCGCGGCGCTGGCCGGCACCTCGTTCCCGATCGACCGCGCGCTGACCGCTTCCCTGCTGGATTTCGACCGGCCGACGCAGAACTCGCTGGACGCGGTATCGGACCGCGATTTCGCCCTGGAGTACCTGTCGGCGCTGTCGATCATGGCGGTGCACCTGTCACGGCTGGCCGAGGAGATCGTGACCTGGTGCTCGGCGCCGTTCGGTTTCATCCGGCTGTCCGACGCCTTCACCACCGGCTCCTCGATCATGCCGCAGAAGCGCAACCCGGATGCCGCCGAACTCACCCGGGCAAAGACCGGGCGCATCGTCGGCGCGCTGATGGGTCTGCTGACGGTCATGAAGGGACTGCCGCTGGCCTATGCCAAGGACATGCAAGAGGACAAGGAGCCGGTGTTCCAGGCCACCGACGCGTCGGCGCTCTGCCTCGCCGCGACCGAAGGCATGGTCCGCGACCTGGTCGCACGGACTGACCGGATGCGCGCTCTCGCCGGCTCCGGCTACTCGACCGCGACCGATCTCGCTGACTGGCTGGTGCGGGTATTGAGGCTGCCCTTCCGCACCGCCCACCACGTTACCGGGCGGCTGGTCGGACGGGCCGAGGCACGCGGGGTCGAGCTTGCGGAGTTGTCGCTGGAGGAGATGCAGGCGGAGGAGCCGGGGATCACCGCGGAGGTGTTCGCGGTGCTGACGGTCGATGCCTCGGTCGCGTCCCGGACCAGCGAGGGCGGGACCGCTCCCGACAACGTGGCGAGGCAGGCTTCGGCCTGGATCGGACGCCTGCAACACCCGCACGGAGCTGCTTCATGAAGATTTCCCCAGCCGCGCGCACGAAGCTGGTCGCGCTGGTGGTGTGCCTGGCGATGGGCACCGGGCTGTCGGCCTGCGGCAAGAAGGGGTCGCCGGAAGCGCCCGGCCCCAGCAATCACATCACCTATCCGCGGGTCTACCCGACCCAATAGCGGGATCCGGCGTGCCGACCAGCGGGACCGCACGTCCCCCTGCCCCGGCCGCCGCTTCTATCTGGATGCCGACCGCCGCCCAGCGTCCGTCAGGCCGCTGCCAAAGCAGGGGCGCGCCACTGGTCCCGCGGGTCGCCTCGCAATCATGGACCAGCAACGGCCTTCCCTGCCCGTCGCTGGCCTGTCCGACCAGCGCGCAGGTCCGGTCCGCGATCGCGACCTCGTTCCGGTCCTGTCCGTAGCCGCCGAGCAGGATCCGGGCCGGCATAACCGGCACCGGCGCCTCCGGCAGCGTCTCGGCTTCCGGCAGCAGACGCTGGTCGAGCACCAGGACCGCACGATCGGCACCGGCAGTACCGGCCTCGTCGAGTGGATTGTAGGCCGCCGGCACGACGAAGCGGAGCACCAGGGCGTGCGCCGCATAGTTCCCGTCACGATAAGCAAGCAGCACGTGCACCGAAGCCGGCTGGATGAAACGCCGCACCCGCGGCAGGAACAGGCAATGGGCTGCCGTCACCACGACCTGGGGCGACACCACGAAGCCGGTGCAGCGTTCGCCAAGCTCGGTCTGTACACGCACCAGGCTGTTCCACGGCTTGGCGCTTATATCGACCGGGATGCGGTGATCGACGGCACCGACGCCCGGGCGTAGCGGAAGGGTAGCGGCACCGGTCGAACGGGATAAGAACAATCCGAGCAGTGACCCTAAAGTCACAACCTGTCGCATATTCATCAATTGATCGCTGACTCCCGTTACAAGGACGTTGAACGCCATGAATGCGCCACAGAGCGCGTCCACCGTCATTCCGTCGAGCAGGACAGGAGTTCAGGGTGACCCGATCCGACCAGCCTCCATCGAACGGGATGTTCAGCACTGGCCTTGCGTCGCCCTCCTGGGCAATGCTCGACCGGATTGCCGCGCGCGCGTTGCACGACTCCGTGTCCGGTATAAGAATGCCTCTATCCGACGAAGCCAAGGATCGGCTCTATCGCCGCATGTTCCCCGACGACGTCTGCATTGGACCAGGACTAAATGACAAGAGCTGATACGCGACCCGAGCCGCGCCGCGGCGTAATCGTCATGCACGCGTTCGGGCCGTACCAGGAGGGCCAGTTTCTCGAAGATCCCGTGCTGATCGACAAACTCGTAGCCGACGGTGAAAGCTGGCGGATCAACGAGGCGGTCCTGCTGGTACCGCCCTCCTGATACAGAAGCTGGCTACGTACCGATGAAGGCGAGCAGATCCGCGGTCAGGCGCTCCCGCTCGGTATAGAAAAGTCCATGTGGCGCGCCGTCATATTCGATGTATTGCGCGCCCGGTATCAGAGCAGCAGCCCGTGTTCCGGATACGCCGGCGGGAACCGTCGCATCCGACGTTCCATGTATCACCAGGGTCGGCTTGTCGAACGCCTTCATGTCGGCACGGAAATCCGTCTCGGAAAACAGCCTGACGCAATCGATCGTCGCACGCGGCGACCCCGTCAACGCCATGCCGCTGTTCCATTCCAGAAACTCGGACGAAACAGCAAAACTGAGCAGGCCGGCGCCATAGAACTTCTTTCCGAAGCCCGCCAGGAAATGCGGCCGATCGGTTTTGAGTTGTTCGACCATCTGGTCGAAGATGCCACGATCGACGCCCTCAGGATTGTCGGGGGTTTCCATCAGGTATGGCGTGACGGCGGAGACCAGGACCGATCGCGCGATGCGTGCACTGCCATGTCGGGAGAGGTAGCGGGCAACCTCACCACCGCCCATCGAGAAGCCGACCAGAGTGACGTCGTTCAGATCGAGCGCCTCCAGCAGCGCATGCAGATCGTCCGCCAGGACATCGTAGTCATAGCGGCCACCAGGCTGGTCCGATCGCCCGAACCCGCGACGGTCATACGCGATGGTGCGAAGGCCACGCCGTGCCATCGGGTCCATCTGGTATTCCCACATGTCGGAATTGACCGGCCAGCCATGGATGAACACCACCGGCTTGCCCGTACCCCAGTCCTTGTAGAACAGGTTGATCCCGTCGGGCATTTTGACGAAGGCCATGTACCATCACTCCTGGTTTCTAGCCGTCGAACGATCGTGCAGGGCCCCCGGTTCCACCTGGCGAGGTCTGTCTCGTTAACCGCGACTTAACCGCTCGAGAATACCGTCCGCTCAATAAACAGGGCGAAGCGATGGCAGCGGATGCAATGGCCGACAGCATGACATCGGTCGAAACACGGGCGTGGGCCGGCGGCACTCATTCCGGCTTGGGAGACGTCCGCGAACAATCCGCGCGGCCCGACCGCGCGGCGCTGTATGCCATCCGGCTGCTCTTCGATCGCGGCTTCTACCTGTCGCAAAACCAGGATGTCGCCGCGACCGGAATCGATCCGCTGGATCACTTCCTGACACTCGGACTTGCCGAAGGCCGGTCGCCCTGCGCGCTGTTCGATCCGGATTTTTATCTCCACCAGGCAGGCGCGCCGGCCGAACGTGCTTTCCTTTTCCTGCATTATCTCGAAACCGGCATCCAGGCCGCCCTCGATCCGCATCCTCTGGTCGATGCCCGTTTCTATATGCGGCAGAGTCCGGCGCTGGCTCCCGGCACCAATCCGCTGACGCACATGCTCGGTGCCGGCCGGCGCGAGAACCGGCGGCCGAACCCGTTATTCGACCCGGTCTATTACCGGCGCCGCCAGCCGCGCATGGACCAGGCACTGCATCCGTTGATCCACTACGTAGCGCAAGGCTGGCGCGAGCGGCTGCAGCCGCATCCGCTGTTCGACCCCAGGGCGTATCTGGACCAGCGGCCGGATATCGAGGCCGCCGGAATCGATCCGCTTGCCCATTACCTGCAGCAGGGCTTTCGCGAGCAGGCTCGCACCCACTGGCTGTTCGATGCCGGGCACTACGCCGCAAGCTGCTCGGCGCCGGTGGCACTTTGCGACGCCCTGCTGCATTGCGCCTCGAACGGTTGCGGCCTCGAGCGATCGCCGCATCCGCTGTTCGATGCCAGGCACTACGTGCTCCAGCATCCGGACCTTGCCGATACCGGGATCGATCCGTTCCTGCATTTCCTCGAATTCGGCCTCGTGGAAAATCGTGATCCGCATCCGCTGTTCGATACCTGGTTCTATCGCAACCAGAACCCGGACGTGATCGATAGCGGCCTGCCACCGTTCGTTCATTATGTCCGCGACGGCATAAGGGAGGGCCGCGACCCGAACCCGTTTTTCCCCGCCGTGATCTATCAGGTTCGAAATTCCGGTGCGCGGGACGAAAGCGCTGGTCCGCTCGCGCACTTCCTGCGCACACCGGAGACCCATCTGCTGCCGCTGAGCGACGAGTTCGACCCGGCCTTCTACCGTGCCTGCCATCCATCCTGCGCCGCGGCGACGGGCACGCCGCCGCTCGGCCACTATCTGTCGGTCGGTCGTGCGCAGCGCCTGTCGCCGCTGCCGCGCGCCATCGAGCGGCATGACTGGATCCTGCCGGCGACGACAGGCCACTTCCCGTCACCCGCCCCGATCGCCGGAGCCACGTCGATCCTGCTCATCGTGCAGCAGGCATCGCATGGCGATGCGGGCATCTGCGCGTTGCGCGCGTTGCAGCAGCTGGTCACCGATCCCGAGCTGAGTTGTCGCGTGATCGTTCGTCATGACGGGCCGCTCTCACCGGCATTCGCAGCACTCGCTCCGACGATCGTCCTGCCGGCGGACATGGAGGCATCGGCCGACGTCGATACGCTGGCAGACATCCTGCACTCGTTCCGTGCGCTGCCGACGCCGCGCCTCGTCATCATCAACAGTGCCGCGATGCCTGACGTGGCGCGGCTGATCGGCTCGCTCGGCCTGGAGCTGCTGGCCTGGCTGCACGAAATGCCACTCCTGATCGACAGCCTGCCCGGTGGCGACAGCGCGATGCAGACACTTGCGCGGACGGCATCGTGCATCGTGACCGGCTCGGAGCCCGCCCGCGAGGCGCTGATCCTGCACTACCGCCTCGACCCGGCGCAGGTAACGGTGATTGCCGACGGCATCGTGCAGCCGCCGCCCAACCTGACTGTCCGCCAGGCAAGGCTGACCCTGCGTCGCCAGCTCGGGCTGCCGCTCGATGCGCTGATCGTCATGGGTAGCGGCGACGTGGCGTTCCGCACCGGCACCGATCTGTTCATCCAGGTGGCGGCCCAGGTCATTTCACGCAGCCTCTCCGAGGTGCCGGTGGAGAATCCCCCGCGGCAGGCCTTCTTTCTCTGGATCGGGGCCACCGAGGATCCGCTGTTCGCCGGACTGTGCCAGAACGATATCGACCGGCTCGGGCTGGGTGCACATGTCCGGCTGCTGAACCCGGATGCGGCGCCCGCGGAACTCCTGCTCGGGGCCGACCTGTTCCTGCTCACGTCCCGCGAATGTGCAACCAGCGTCGCCGGGATCGAGGCGCGGACCAGCGGGCTGCCGCTGGTGAAGTTCAGGTTCCCGAGAAACCGCCCGGCGGAAGCTGGAGGTGGCCGCGACCCGAAGACCTCGGAGGTCGCCTATCTCGACGTGGATGCGATGAGCGACATCGTCATGGCGCGCGGCGACCGCCCGTCCCGGAGGCACCGCGATCATTCGGAACGTGGCGGCAATGCCCCGAGCTGGGAAACATGGCGGCAAGGCCTGCGCCGGCTGCTCGCGAACAGCTTCGGTGTTCCGGTCGAATAATCGGACCGAGAGAGCGAGGCGACCGGATGATGTTCTAGCCGAGCGATTCCGGTCCGAACGAGTCCGGCAGCAGCTCGGCGAGGCTTCGCACGAGAAGGGTGCGTCCATCGGGATCGACGATCCGGATCCTAACATCCGGACCGGCGAACTCGCGGATCTTCTGCCGGCAGCCGCCGCACGGCGTGCAAGGTCCCGTGCCGCCGCCGGCGATCACCACCTCCTCGATCTGCCGGCTGCCGGACAGGATCATCGAGGAGATCGCCCCCGCTTCCGCGCACACGCCCTGCGGATACGCAGCGTTCTCGACATTGCATCCGGCATGGATGACGCCACGCTCGCACCGGATCGCGGCCCCGACCAAGAATTTCGAGTAGCGCGCATAGGCATGCTGCCGCGCCGCCAGCGCAGCCTCGATCAACGCATCCGCCATGTCCCCGCCCCTTCGCCGCAGCAGCCGGGAGCGTATCGCCGCCTGCCACACGAAGCCATCGCCGAACCGCAACCGGCACTTGGAGACGAACCGGCCCGCCCCTACTCTGATGTCCATGCCAAGCGTGTCCGCCCCGCCTTCGAGCTCCATGACCGACCCGAGCGTCGCCGACCTGCTCGCGGCGCGTCCGCATCTCCGCATGCATGCGCTCGAGGGGCTGATGCTGGAACAGGTGCCGCTCGCCGCCATCGCGGATGCGCTGGGAACCCCGGTCTGGGTCACCGGGGCCGGAACGCTGCGGTCCCGCTATCGGCGCCTGGAAGCAGCACTGGCGGAGCCAAGCCTCGGGGCCTCGATCCATTACGCGGTCAAGGCCAACGACCATCTCGCGATCCTTCGGATCCTGTCCATTGAAGGCGCCGGTGCGGACGTCGTGAGCGGCGGCGAGATGCGTCGCGCGATCGAGGCCGGCATCCCGCCCGCCCGTATCGTGTTCTCCGGCGTCGGCAAGTCGGATGACGAGCTTGGCCTCGCTCTGTCGCTTTCGATCAGCCAGATCAACGTCGAAAGCCGTGAGGAGCTGGAGCGCCTTTCAGGCCTGGCAAGCGCCTGCGGCCGGACCGCTCGGATCGTGCTGCGGGTAAACCCCGACATCGACGCAGGCACCCACGCCAAGATCACCACCGGGCTCGCGGACAACAAGTTCGGCGTCGCCTACGACGAGGCGGCGGACCTCTATGCGCTGGCCGCCCGCCTGCCCGGCATCGAGCCGATCGGGTTCGCGGTGCATATCGGCAGCCAGATCAACGACCCGGCGCCGTTCCGCGCCGCCTATGCACGCATCGCCGACCTGGTCCGGCGGGTGCGCGAGGCGGGCCAGGCGGTGTCGCTGGTGGATTGCGGCGGCGGCCTCGGCATCAGCTATCGCGACGAGATCGAGGGATCGCCGCGGGCCCTGGCGCATGCCATCCGCGTCACCCTCGGCGATCTCGGACTGAAGCTGGTGGTCGAGCCCGGCCGCTGGCTGGTGGCGCCGGCGGGCGTGCTGCTGTCGCGCGTGCTGCTGGTCAAGCAGAGCGCCGGACGTGCGCCGTTCGTGGTGCTGGACGCCGCGATGAACGACCTGCTGCGTCCGAGCCTGTACGAGGCCTGGCACGGGGTGGTGCCGCTGTCGGCTCGCGACGCCGTGCAGCCGGCCGGACCCGCCCATCTGGTCGGACCGGTCTGCGAGACCGGCGACACGTTCGCGCTCGACCGGCCGCTGCCGCACCTTGCGGCCGGCGCCCGCGTCGCGATCCTGGATACCGGCGCCTACGGTGCGGTGATGAGTTCGACCTATAATTCGCGGCCGCTGGCAGCCCAGGCGCTGGTCGACGGGTCACGTTGGACCACGATACGGCCCCGCCAGCCGGTCGAGCAGCTCTGGGCCGGCGAGCTCGTGCCCGACTGGATCGCCGCGGGCGAAACAGGAGCCGGACGAGCCGCCGAATGAGCCAGCTTCCCGTCCTCGCACGGGCGCGCCGGCAGGCGGGCCGGGTCCTGTGGATCGAGCAGATCTGGCCGAGGTTGCTGCCGGCGATAGGCGTGCTGATCGTCGTGCTGATCGCATCGTTGCTGACGCTGCCGCAGCGCCTGCCGCTCTGGCTGCATGCGGCCCTGCTGCTCGCGATCGTCGCCTGCACCGGCCTGCTCCTGTATCGCCGGCTGGTCCTGCTCCGCGCGCCGGGCCTGCGCCGCCGCGACGACCGCATCGAGCGCGCGTCGGGACTGGCCCACCGTCCGCTGCTGGCGCTCGGCGACCAGCCCGCCTTCGACCACGCAGGCAACGATGCCACCAGCCGGATCTGGCAGGCCCATCTGCATCGGACCGAGGCCGGCCTAAGCCGCTTGACCGCCGGGCCGCCACGGCTGGGGCTGCGTCGCCACGATCGCTACCGCCTG
Proteins encoded:
- a CDS encoding transglutaminase family protein; the encoded protein is MPVLTVQHVTTYSYRRVVGFGEHRMLFRPRDSADQRLLSWDLAISPKPVDLRSIPDAFGNIVTIARFAGRARELRFENRLVIDHTPTAPNADRLAPYARAWPFTYDKDDTADLARVRERHYDDPDHVVDAWARSFLQNHPTGNTLDLLVDITQEIRRSFTYSARHEEGVQEPARTLALRNGTCRDYAVLMMEAVRALGMAARFVSGYVYSPGADGTANVGGGSTHAWVEVYLPGCGWTEFDPTNGIVGSRDLIRVASVRDWHQAVPLAGTWTGFPADSIGMKVAVTVARRPEQPATDSSLVDRNRSGDAGGGVVQLSPRDPGPDSGSARASGSIATRLESDRSTVYAG
- a CDS encoding transglutaminase-like domain-containing protein; this translates as MLIRAGYDIAFNAPNPTPLLLMLSIHPEREPDLQSPQQMMFDPPVPAHHYRDVFGNVCTRVVAPPGLLRITNEFTIADSGQPDLYAPDAEQSLVENLPDDVLVYLLGSRYCETDRLSDTAWSLFGHVTPGWSRVQAIVDYVQDRISFGYEHARPTRTAYEGFMERRGVCRDFAHLAVTLCRCMNIPARYCTGYLGDIGVPAVDDPMDFSAWFDVYLGGAWYVFDARHNKPRIGRVLMARGRDATDVAISTAFGTAWLAGFEVITYEQMASSPAPA
- a CDS encoding TlpA disulfide reductase family protein, encoding MQKTLRRTVLAAGGTLLAGAVARKYLVEPGQAEQADPGHPPVQPLDIIKPHPPTILPRLTFLDADGKAQSLEQYAGHGLVLNLWATWCVPCVAEMPALDALSRTLAPSGIRVLTVSLDRSGAAAVRPFYAAHGINSLPVLLDPHSVLLGALGLDGIPTTLLVGKTGLEVARLQGPVDWASPQAAALVTKLIG
- the argH gene encoding argininosuccinate lyase, with the protein product MSLEDDGNSARPVNAGVGAKPANAQWGGRFAGGPSAIMQEINASIGFDQVLWRQDLRGSKAHARMLARAGILSGTDETAIRDGLDAIGAEIEAGTFVFETALEDIHMNIEARLSERIGEAGKRLHTARSRNDQVATDFRLWVRDAIDALDRQVASLMLSLAIRAAEHAADPMPGFTHLQTAQPVTFGHHLLAYVEMLSRDRGRLADTRRRLNECPLGSAALAGTSFPIDRALTASLLDFDRPTQNSLDAVSDRDFALEYLSALSIMAVHLSRLAEEIVTWCSAPFGFIRLSDAFTTGSSIMPQKRNPDAAELTRAKTGRIVGALMGLLTVMKGLPLAYAKDMQEDKEPVFQATDASALCLAATEGMVRDLVARTDRMRALAGSGYSTATDLADWLVRVLRLPFRTAHHVTGRLVGRAEARGVELAELSLEEMQAEEPGITAEVFAVLTVDASVASRTSEGGTAPDNVARQASAWIGRLQHPHGAAS
- a CDS encoding lipoprotein translates to MKISPAARTKLVALVVCLAMGTGLSACGKKGSPEAPGPSNHITYPRVYPTQ
- a CDS encoding trypsin-like serine peptidase: MRQVVTLGSLLGLFLSRSTGAATLPLRPGVGAVDHRIPVDISAKPWNSLVRVQTELGERCTGFVVSPQVVVTAAHCLFLPRVRRFIQPASVHVLLAYRDGNYAAHALVLRFVVPAAYNPLDEAGTAGADRAVLVLDQRLLPEAETLPEAPVPVMPARILLGGYGQDRNEVAIADRTCALVGQASDGQGRPLLVHDCEATRGTSGAPLLWQRPDGRWAAVGIQIEAAAGAGGRAVPLVGTPDPAIGSGRPADR
- a CDS encoding alpha/beta fold hydrolase, with the translated sequence MAFVKMPDGINLFYKDWGTGKPVVFIHGWPVNSDMWEYQMDPMARRGLRTIAYDRRGFGRSDQPGGRYDYDVLADDLHALLEALDLNDVTLVGFSMGGGEVARYLSRHGSARIARSVLVSAVTPYLMETPDNPEGVDRGIFDQMVEQLKTDRPHFLAGFGKKFYGAGLLSFAVSSEFLEWNSGMALTGSPRATIDCVRLFSETDFRADMKAFDKPTLVIHGTSDATVPAGVSGTRAAALIPGAQYIEYDGAPHGLFYTERERLTADLLAFIGT
- a CDS encoding glycosyltransferase family protein produces the protein MAADAMADSMTSVETRAWAGGTHSGLGDVREQSARPDRAALYAIRLLFDRGFYLSQNQDVAATGIDPLDHFLTLGLAEGRSPCALFDPDFYLHQAGAPAERAFLFLHYLETGIQAALDPHPLVDARFYMRQSPALAPGTNPLTHMLGAGRRENRRPNPLFDPVYYRRRQPRMDQALHPLIHYVAQGWRERLQPHPLFDPRAYLDQRPDIEAAGIDPLAHYLQQGFREQARTHWLFDAGHYAASCSAPVALCDALLHCASNGCGLERSPHPLFDARHYVLQHPDLADTGIDPFLHFLEFGLVENRDPHPLFDTWFYRNQNPDVIDSGLPPFVHYVRDGIREGRDPNPFFPAVIYQVRNSGARDESAGPLAHFLRTPETHLLPLSDEFDPAFYRACHPSCAAATGTPPLGHYLSVGRAQRLSPLPRAIERHDWILPATTGHFPSPAPIAGATSILLIVQQASHGDAGICALRALQQLVTDPELSCRVIVRHDGPLSPAFAALAPTIVLPADMEASADVDTLADILHSFRALPTPRLVIINSAAMPDVARLIGSLGLELLAWLHEMPLLIDSLPGGDSAMQTLARTASCIVTGSEPAREALILHYRLDPAQVTVIADGIVQPPPNLTVRQARLTLRRQLGLPLDALIVMGSGDVAFRTGTDLFIQVAAQVISRSLSEVPVENPPRQAFFLWIGATEDPLFAGLCQNDIDRLGLGAHVRLLNPDAAPAELLLGADLFLLTSRECATSVAGIEARTSGLPLVKFRFPRNRPAEAGGGRDPKTSEVAYLDVDAMSDIVMARGDRPSRRHRDHSERGGNAPSWETWRQGLRRLLANSFGVPVE
- a CDS encoding cytidine deaminase; translated protein: MADALIEAALAARQHAYARYSKFLVGAAIRCERGVIHAGCNVENAAYPQGVCAEAGAISSMILSGSRQIEEVVIAGGGTGPCTPCGGCRQKIREFAGPDVRIRIVDPDGRTLLVRSLAELLPDSFGPESLG
- the lysA gene encoding diaminopimelate decarboxylase, with the protein product MTDPSVADLLAARPHLRMHALEGLMLEQVPLAAIADALGTPVWVTGAGTLRSRYRRLEAALAEPSLGASIHYAVKANDHLAILRILSIEGAGADVVSGGEMRRAIEAGIPPARIVFSGVGKSDDELGLALSLSISQINVESREELERLSGLASACGRTARIVLRVNPDIDAGTHAKITTGLADNKFGVAYDEAADLYALAARLPGIEPIGFAVHIGSQINDPAPFRAAYARIADLVRRVREAGQAVSLVDCGGGLGISYRDEIEGSPRALAHAIRVTLGDLGLKLVVEPGRWLVAPAGVLLSRVLLVKQSAGRAPFVVLDAAMNDLLRPSLYEAWHGVVPLSARDAVQPAGPAHLVGPVCETGDTFALDRPLPHLAAGARVAILDTGAYGAVMSSTYNSRPLAAQALVDGSRWTTIRPRQPVEQLWAGELVPDWIAAGETGAGRAAE